In Microplitis mediator isolate UGA2020A chromosome 2, iyMicMedi2.1, whole genome shotgun sequence, a single window of DNA contains:
- the LOC130663297 gene encoding caseinolytic peptidase B protein homolog — translation MSHYHYHKLYSLSKRTISSLNNCIYSKHKHVKSHTILHNNEKGYIYNLNTFNNVDCVCLLHKFINNILLRPSVNIPQFSWDKYSRKKEYKQDNWNLKNLGFVLSGIGLIIANCHENFSQEKRFFRAAQYGNITDLKKTVADGFDVNSRHVFGWTALQCAAINGKVDAVRFLLSKGADVNAGDEFVNVYKTAKEKGVHYLDVLMNREEEFSDRLNNRASFKGFTALHYAVLADSMSCVQALLDAGADPTIENESGHRAVEYARSTEIKELLTRHSKKYDEIMKAKEAEERRRFPLEQRLKQHIVGQEGPISIVASTIRRKENGWIDEEHPLVFLFLGSSGIGKTELAKQLAAYIHKNKPDGFIRLDMSEYQEKHEVAKLIGAPPGYVGHDDGGQLTKLLKKNPNAVVLFDEVDKAHPDVLTVLLQLFDEGRLTDGKGKTIECKDAIFIMTSNLASEEIAEHAMQLRAEAERVLNKRLDENSDEDQQPEHIVISRNFKDEVVRPILKAHFRRDEFLGRINEIVYFLPFSRSELIKLVARELETWAKRAKERHMIELKWDREVLSVLADGYDSHYGARSIKYEVERRVVNQLAAAHERGQIGKKSCVKLKTKWHENGASITLSVRPAGVKDFVDIAETDNLIKNVNGIF, via the exons atgtcacattatcattatcataaattatattcattatCTAAAAGAACAATTTcatcattaaataattgtatttattcgAAGCATAAACACGTGAAAtcacatactattttacataataatgaaaaaggttatatttataatttaaatacatttaataatGTCGATTGTGTATGTTTATTAcacaaatttatcaacaatattttattacgtcCGTCAGTAAATATCCCACAGTTTTCATGGGATAaatattcaagaaaaaaagaatataaacAAGATaactggaatttaaaaaatttgggttTTGTGTTAAGTGGGATAGGATTGATAATTGCTAATTGTCATGAAAACTTTTCACAAG agaaacgattttttagaGCAGCTCAGTACGGAAATataactgatttaaaaaag acaGTAGCTGATGGATTTGATGTAAATAGTAGACACGTTTTTGGATGGACAGCATTACAATGTGCAGCAATTAATGGCAAAGTTGATgcagttagatttttattgaGTAAAGGTGCTGATGTTAATGCAGGAGATGAATTTGTTAATGTTTATAAAACTGCTAAGGAGAAGGGTGTCCATTATTTAGatg ttCTTATGAATCGTGAAGAAGAATTTTCTGATAGATTAAATAATAGAGCTTCATTCAAAGGATTTACAGCTTTACATTATGCTGTACTTGCTGATTCAATGTCATGTGTTCAAGCATTGTTAGATGCTGGTGCAGATCCAACAATTGAAAATGAATCAGGACATAGAGCTGTTGAATATGCCAGAAGCACTGAAATTAAAGAATTACTTACTAGACATTCTAAAAAGTATGatgaaataatgaaagctaag GAAGCTGAAGAACGGCGACGATTTCCATTAGAGCAGAGATTGAAGCAGCATATTGTTGGGCAAGAAGGTCCTATTTCTATTGTAGCTTCGA caATCAGAAGAAAAGAAAATGGTTGGATTGATGAGGAACATCCAttggtatttttatttcttggttcaTCTGGTATTGGAAAAACAGAATTAGCTAAACAGTTGGCTGcttatattcataaaaataaaccgGATGGATTTATAAGATTAGATATGTCAGAGTATCAAGAAAAACATGAAGTTGCTAAATTAATTGGAGCTCCACCTGG atATGTTGGTCATGATGACGGGGGTCAGTTgactaaattattaaaaaaaaatccaaatgcTGTAGTACTTTTTGATGAAGTTGACAAAGCACATCCTGATGTTCTTACTGTTTTACTACAATTATTTGAcgag ggTAGATTAACTGACGGTAAAGGAAAAACAATAGAATGTAAAGACgctatttttataatgacatCAAATCTTGCAAGTGAAGAAATCGCTGAGCATGCGATGCAATTGCGAGCTGAAGCAGAACGTGTATTGAATAAAAGACTTGATGAAAATTCAGATGAAGATCAGCAACCAGAACATATTGTAATTTCACGAAACTTCAAAGACGAAGTG gtACGGCCGATACTAAAGGCCCATTTCCGTCGTGATGAATTTCTCGGTAGAATCAATGAGATCGTTTATTTTTTGCCTTTCTCACGTtctgaattaataaaattagtagCTCGTGAATTAGAGACATGGGCAAAGAGAGCCAAAGAAAGGCACATGATTGAATTGAAATGGGATCGCGAAGTTCTTTCAGTTTTAGCTGATGGATATGACTCACATTATGGTGCGCGTTCGATTAAATATGAAGTTGAAAGACGTGTCGTTAATCAATTGGCTGCTGCACATGAACGTGGTCAAATCg gtaaaaaatcctgcgttaaattaaaaaccaaGTGGCATGAAAATGGTGCCAGTATTACATTATCTGTACGACCAGCTGGTGTTAAAGATTTTGTTGATATTGCTGAAACAGATAAtcttattaaaaatgtcaatGGTATCTTTTGA
- the LOC130663296 gene encoding telomerase reverse transcriptase-like, translating to MDKTPGSIDWTPLKKSFGPMIVDYMRDNNYIPKKSKLGAYILPPDHEFILDEWGKFEKGSKKKSDKSDQISEDKSYLPQTHDLDEQDNFCLFDNFRRSVNLEESLESLPDRTPPRQNTLSEIRGPNARPPDHDEEVVDRKSINRILAEDIHKRNYRNHKKFYPRPKNLKIFKSLLDPTACYYSHYAPYLKDICDVFAKKHLHFQYNILLDSIPQDESLFKGELSKNQLLHFFSQIFYHVVPGSLFGSRRNLKKVKAALKPYFAAAKIKPFTIEPLVEKLDIDSVEWLSKLNSKTSKILVLCRTIKWFFYTFIWNIIDTYFFSENNKTRKEMIYIRRWVKGSVILNYIREQETQNNYQPIEHPVPVKHNSVTPVAHLIVQSKKDGVRPILSNSKTSDHQKEIGKKVHLLLKQLYLKNNDIINVHTLHKIWKSVCETRKLDKTKPIYFVSCDINDAFGSIIQDKLLDIVFELIDKLPDKIPTQWFAVIDSTNIQKKSYKEKEFISPEILPPILPRGALCCRTTRIRKPCTIISKKHLKTYIKSAVVQQRILHGNRTFILKKGIGQGVPMSGTLCDFYYSDMMAKEFSKFTESGHLLRYVDDFLFLTEDKELAQEFLEKIKNGVGSYGCSFNPAKTQSNLSPYNNNEFTYLGYHYDLETLNVKPEYTKLSLVQIMSRNQPQIGGIDSVFVKKIANWVSLKLSALVLDPCINSKEVIIDTLKSAARLCAEKCFFLLLNTYDVGKMTGESALRIFNDIKKKSLQPLLQMCKIFVTRRHRKFTIRFGELKCIFWHAYLKVFRKNEVAYKKFSILIKSQFKSKLLNNLSG from the exons ATGGACAAGACACCGGGTTCCATTGATTGGACTCCGCTCAAAAAATCCTTTGGCCCGATGATTGTCga TTACATGAGggacaataattatattcctAAAAAATCTAAACTCGGCGCATATATTTTGCCGCCAGACCACGAATTTATTCTAGATGAATggggtaaatttgaaaaaggctctaaaaaaaagtccgaCAAAAGTGATCAGATATCTGAAGATAAATCGTATCTCCCTCAAACCCACGATCTGGATGAGCAGGATAACTTTTGTCTCTTTg ATAATTTCAGACGCTCAGTAAATCTTGAAGAGTCCTTGGAATCTCTACCAGACCGAACACCACCTAGACAAAATACTCTAAGCGAAATACGAGGCCCCAATGCCCGCCCTCCAGATCATGATGAAGAAGTCGTTGACAGAAAATCTATCAATCGCATACTCGCGGAAGATATCCATAAAAGAAATTACCGtaatcacaaaaaattttatccgcGACCAAAGAATCTCAAGATTTTTAAGTCTCTTCTAGATCCAACTGCTTGCTATTATTCCCATTATGCTCCATACTTAAAGGATATTTGTGATGTTTTTGCAAAGAAACATTTGCATTTCCAGTACAACATTTTATTGGACAGCATTCCTCAAGACGAATCCCTTTTTAAAGGAGAACTGTCGAAAAATCAactcttacattttttttctcaaatattttatcacgTTGTACCTGGGTCATTGTTCGGCAGccgtagaaatttaaaaaaagttaaagcaGCATTGAAACCGTACTTCGCGGCTGCTAAAATAAAACCTTTTACTATCGAACCGCTTGTAGAAAAATTAGAC ATTGATTCAGTAGAGTGGCTGTCcaaattaaattctaaaacaAGCAAAATCTTGGTTTTGTGCCGGACAATTAAATGGTTCTTCTATACATTCATTTGGAATATTATTGACACATATTTTTTCagcgaaaataataaaacccgCAAGGAAATGATTTACATCCGCCGCTGGGTGAAGGGGTCAGTTATCCTCAACTACATCCGTGAACAGGaaactcaaaataattatcagccGATAGAGCACCCAGTTCCTGTAAAACATAACAGCGTAACACCTGTTGCTCATTTAATTGTGCAGTCGAAAAAGGATGGTGTACGACCTATATTATCGAATTC tAAAACGAGTGATCATCAAAAGGAAATCGGTAAAAAAGTTCATCTTTTACTGAAacaactttatttaaaaaataatgatattataaaCGTACATACACTTCATAAAATCTGGAAGTCTGTGTGCGAAACCCGAAAACTCGATAAGACCAAACCAATTTACTTTGTATCCTGTGATATCAACGACGCTTTTGGTTCAATTATTCAAg ACAAATTGCTGGACATTGTCTTTgaattaatagataaattacCAGATAAAATTCCTACTCAGTGGTTTGCAGTAATTGATTCtacaaatattcaaaaaaaaagttacaaagaaaaagaatttatatcTCCAGAAATTCTCCCGCCAATTTTACCTCGAGGTGCTTTGTGTTGTCGTACGACTAGGATAAGAAAACCTTGTACAATTATtagtaaaaaacatttaaagacATACATTAAATCTGCAGTAGTACAACAGAGA aTTCTACATGGAAACCGTActttcattttgaaaaaaggaATCGGTCAAGGTGTACCAATGTCCGGAACACTTTGTGATTTTTATTACAGTGATATGATGGcaaaagaattttcaaaattcactgAATCTGGTCATTTACTTCGTTACGTTGatgactttttgtttttaactgAAGACAAAGAGCTAGCGCAAGa atttttagaaaaaataaaaaatggtgtCGGGAGCTATGGCTGTTCCTTCAATCCAGCAAAAACCCAATCAAATTTATCGCCTTACAATAACAATGAGTTTACTTACTTGGGATACCACTACGATCTTGAAACTTTGAATGTAAAACCTGAGTACACAAAATTATCATTAGTACAAATCATGTCACGTAATCAACCTCAGATTGGTGGAATAGACAG TGTATTTGTAAAGAAGATCGCAAATTGGGTATCATTGAAATTATCCGCGCTGGTATTGGACCCTTGTATAAATTCCAAGGAAGTGATTATCGATACTTTGAAAAGTGCCGCCCGTTTATGTGcggaaaaatgtttttttctccTTCTCAACACTTATGATGTAGGAAAGATGACCGGAGAGTCTGcacttagaatttttaatgacatAAAGAAGAAATCTCTACAGCCTTTATTGCagatgtgtaaaatttttgttacaagGCGTCATCGTAAATTTACAATAAGATTTGGGgaattaaaatgtattttttggcATGCATATTTAAAGGTGTTTAGAAAAAATGAAGTAGCATACaagaaattttctatacttattaaaagtcaattcaaatccaaattattaaataatttatcaggttaa